Proteins encoded together in one Prosthecobacter fusiformis window:
- a CDS encoding MscL family protein: MKLPQFESPAMLDEFKKFILKGNVVSLSTGVIIGSAFNNIVTAFTKGIVEPILAIFGGNDLGTSNWKFKIWEKMATVTEKVNGVEVKTEKMIPVLLDVGAIIGSVIGFLITAAIVFFIIVKPTNKLLDLVVKKDTPPAALPPDVALLTEIRDMMKRQEEAANRSQSPVL, translated from the coding sequence ATGAAGCTGCCTCAGTTCGAATCACCAGCCATGCTGGATGAGTTTAAGAAATTCATCCTCAAAGGAAACGTCGTCAGCCTTTCCACCGGAGTCATCATTGGCTCCGCCTTCAACAACATCGTCACCGCTTTTACCAAAGGCATCGTCGAGCCCATCCTCGCCATCTTCGGTGGCAACGATCTCGGCACCTCCAATTGGAAATTCAAAATCTGGGAGAAAATGGCGACCGTCACCGAAAAGGTCAACGGCGTCGAAGTGAAGACCGAAAAAATGATCCCCGTACTCCTGGATGTTGGAGCCATCATCGGCAGCGTCATCGGATTCCTCATCACAGCAGCCATCGTCTTTTTCATCATCGTCAAGCCAACCAACAAGCTGCTGGACCTCGTCGTAAAAAAAGACACGCCACCCGCAGCCCTACCGCCGGATGTCGCCCTTCTCACCGAGATCCGCGACATGATGAAACGCCAGGAAGAAGCGGCCAACCGCAGCCAGTCCCCCGTTTTGTAG
- the msrA gene encoding peptide-methionine (S)-S-oxide reductase MsrA: protein MSTALSPAIAADPAPSSGKTELAVLGGGCFWCTEAQYEMLKGVKTVVSGYCNGSKENPTYKEVCTGDTGHNEVIQIEFDPTIITYKEILDYFWIAHDPTTLNRQGNDVGDQYRSGIYYMNDEQKKIAEESMKAAQKDWDQPIVTEIVPLKKFYIAEDYHQDYFVNNPNQGYCRAVVSPKVSKFRAKLAKEGKFKE from the coding sequence ATGTCCACTGCCCTTTCCCCCGCCATCGCCGCAGATCCTGCGCCCTCATCTGGAAAAACTGAGCTCGCCGTACTCGGCGGTGGTTGTTTCTGGTGTACCGAAGCCCAGTATGAAATGCTCAAAGGCGTGAAAACCGTCGTCAGCGGTTATTGCAACGGCAGCAAGGAAAACCCCACGTACAAGGAGGTCTGCACCGGCGATACTGGCCACAATGAAGTCATTCAGATCGAGTTCGACCCCACCATCATCACCTACAAGGAAATCCTCGATTACTTCTGGATCGCCCATGATCCCACCACCCTCAACCGTCAGGGCAATGATGTGGGTGATCAATACCGCTCCGGCATCTATTACATGAATGACGAGCAGAAAAAGATCGCCGAAGAATCCATGAAAGCCGCTCAGAAAGACTGGGACCAGCCCATCGTCACCGAGATCGTCCCTCTGAAGAAATTCTACATCGCCGAAGACTACCACCAGGACTACTTCGTGAACAACCCCAACCAGGGTTACTGCCGCGCCGTCGTCAGCCCCAAAGTCTCCAAATTCCGCGCCAAACTGGCCAAGGAAGGCAAATTTAAAGAGTAA
- a CDS encoding Uma2 family endonuclease, whose translation MMDGSTSTHTGGDLEEEIPRPDVSNLITEDDVPLANRFSEKQMRLLTESIHASWHPGFPFVAMANVGVYVALNRPAIVPDVLVTTHVEPLQDLMNKEHRAYFSWMFDGKVPDVVIEIVSNTKGVNWMQSCAITSTWE comes from the coding sequence ATGATGGATGGCAGCACGAGCACCCATACAGGAGGCGATTTGGAGGAGGAAATCCCGCGTCCAGATGTCTCCAACCTGATCACTGAGGACGATGTTCCGCTGGCTAATCGATTCTCTGAGAAACAGATGCGGCTTCTCACGGAATCCATTCATGCCTCCTGGCATCCGGGATTCCCATTTGTAGCCATGGCGAATGTGGGGGTATATGTAGCACTGAACCGGCCTGCCATTGTGCCGGATGTGCTGGTGACTACCCATGTGGAACCCCTGCAGGACCTGATGAACAAAGAACATCGCGCTTACTTTAGCTGGATGTTTGATGGCAAGGTCCCGGATGTGGTGATTGAGATTGTTTCAAACACCAAGGGAGTGAACTGGATGCAAAGCTGCGCAATTACCAGCACATGGGAGTGA
- a CDS encoding sulfatase family protein: protein MKALLLSFLVTVSAQAITTEPPNIVLVMADDQGWGDMAYNGHPHLKTPNFDAMAKEGIRFDNFHAAAPVCSPTRGSVLTGRTPNRFGCFSWGYPLRPQEITVAEVLKEAGYRTGHYGKWHLGGVQKASPVSPGASGFDHWISAPNFFDMDPILSDEGTAKQFKGDSSDITAELAIQYIRQQSNQKQRFLAVVWFGSPHSPHRALEEDRTLYADQPKNVQDFYGEITAMDRAFGRIRQELKDLELSENTVLWYCSDNGALPKIGSSGGRRGNKGNIYEGGLLVPALMEWPALFAEPKVITAPCTTSDIFPTVLAMAKVEPEKLHELDGINLLPLLEGTEKKRNRSIGFWERPGKGIPTPSEEWMSDLLAAQADGREPEGENRLFKDAGVIGEPMSVDNFPGHAAWLDGNWKLHRIEDKKGQVEWELYDLSADPTESRVLFAEQPERVPQMQMALEDWLESVARSLNGEDYK from the coding sequence ATGAAAGCACTACTTTTGAGTTTCCTCGTGACTGTTTCAGCGCAAGCCATCACCACTGAGCCGCCGAACATTGTCTTGGTGATGGCGGATGATCAGGGATGGGGAGACATGGCCTATAATGGCCACCCGCATCTGAAGACGCCGAACTTCGATGCAATGGCGAAGGAGGGAATCCGATTCGATAATTTTCATGCGGCGGCCCCCGTGTGCTCGCCCACGCGCGGCAGTGTTTTGACAGGACGTACGCCAAACCGGTTTGGCTGCTTTTCTTGGGGATACCCGCTGAGGCCGCAGGAGATCACGGTGGCGGAGGTACTGAAGGAAGCGGGCTATCGCACAGGCCATTATGGCAAATGGCATCTGGGCGGAGTGCAGAAGGCGAGTCCGGTAAGTCCAGGTGCGAGCGGTTTTGACCATTGGATTTCGGCCCCAAATTTCTTCGATATGGATCCGATCCTGAGTGATGAAGGCACGGCTAAACAGTTCAAGGGAGATAGCTCGGATATCACAGCGGAACTGGCTATCCAGTATATCCGGCAGCAGTCTAACCAAAAGCAGCGTTTCCTGGCGGTGGTCTGGTTTGGCTCCCCACACAGCCCACACCGAGCGCTGGAAGAGGACCGGACACTGTATGCTGACCAGCCGAAGAATGTGCAGGATTTCTATGGAGAGATCACGGCTATGGATCGTGCCTTTGGCCGCATCCGCCAGGAGTTGAAGGATTTGGAATTGAGCGAGAACACGGTGCTGTGGTACTGCAGTGATAATGGGGCGCTGCCCAAAATAGGCTCAAGCGGGGGTCGCCGTGGAAACAAGGGTAATATTTATGAGGGTGGGCTGCTGGTGCCTGCGCTGATGGAGTGGCCGGCGTTATTCGCGGAGCCGAAGGTCATCACGGCACCGTGCACGACCAGCGACATTTTTCCGACGGTGCTGGCGATGGCGAAGGTGGAGCCGGAGAAACTGCATGAGCTGGACGGTATCAATCTGCTGCCACTGCTGGAGGGGACTGAAAAGAAACGGAATCGCTCGATCGGTTTTTGGGAACGGCCGGGGAAGGGCATTCCGACACCGTCTGAGGAGTGGATGAGTGATCTGCTGGCTGCGCAGGCAGATGGCCGCGAACCCGAAGGTGAGAATCGCCTTTTCAAAGATGCAGGAGTGATCGGTGAGCCGATGTCCGTGGATAATTTTCCAGGGCATGCGGCCTGGCTGGACGGAAACTGGAAGCTGCATCGCATCGAAGACAAAAAAGGGCAGGTGGAATGGGAACTCTATGATCTGAGTGCAGATCCCACAGAAAGCCGGGTGCTCTTTGCCGAGCAGCCTGAGCGGGTGCCGCAGATGCAAATGGCGCTGGAAGACTGGCTGGAAAGCGTGGCGCGCAGCCTGAATGGGGAGGACTACAAGTAA